In a genomic window of Verrucomicrobiia bacterium:
- a CDS encoding class I SAM-dependent methyltransferase: MRSLKNLLLNSEVRPVWGNADEAQLLAAYERVWNRKLIIRRLYETWYENIAAELRPGSIIEVGAGTGNFKRWLETRGRMCWTLDILAGKYIDVQADALQMPLATRSVDNIVMVDALHHFARPLAFLKHAAEVLRPRGRLLLIEPFVSVWGRFVYRYLHHERVDFDFEESTVSKEAWDGNAAIPRLTLARVEQEVRDLRIRRISYCEFLAYPLSGGFSYRSLLPGPVLLALHRLEQSRLFQNRTLSLRVIVVLEKAA, from the coding sequence TTGAGATCGCTGAAAAATCTCCTGCTCAACTCCGAGGTGCGCCCGGTGTGGGGGAACGCCGATGAAGCACAATTACTGGCGGCGTATGAGCGGGTCTGGAACCGTAAGTTGATCATCCGTCGACTATACGAAACCTGGTACGAAAACATCGCCGCCGAACTACGGCCAGGGTCGATCATTGAGGTCGGCGCCGGCACGGGCAATTTTAAACGCTGGCTTGAGACGCGTGGGCGCATGTGCTGGACCCTGGACATTCTGGCGGGCAAATATATTGATGTGCAGGCCGACGCCTTGCAAATGCCCCTGGCAACGAGAAGCGTGGACAACATTGTGATGGTGGACGCGCTGCACCACTTCGCCCGTCCACTGGCTTTCCTGAAACATGCCGCCGAGGTGCTGCGCCCGCGCGGCCGCCTCTTGTTGATTGAACCGTTCGTTTCGGTCTGGGGCCGGTTCGTCTACCGCTATCTCCATCACGAGCGCGTGGATTTTGATTTTGAGGAGTCCACCGTCTCGAAGGAGGCTTGGGATGGCAATGCCGCGATTCCGCGTCTCACCCTCGCACGGGTCGAACAGGAGGTCCGCGACCTGCGGATCAGGCGCATCAGCTACTGCGAGTTTCTCGCCTACCCGCTCTCGGGCGGGTTCTCGTACCGTTCGTTGTTGCCCGGCCCCGTGCTGCTGGCGCTCCACCGCCTCGAACAATCTCGCCTGTTCCAGAATCGCACACTATCGCTGCGAGTGATTGTCGTCCTGGAAAAAGCCGCATGA